The following coding sequences are from one Thermofilaceae archaeon window:
- a CDS encoding radical SAM protein, with protein MSTVKLSIRNLLYEKVKLAEVLSSKLGYERSERARSDYHARKYPVHCGATVHSVLGCTFRCVYCYLPDMGVSFARAQPYALSGEEMVLALASNPFFLPGLLGTYIALGSLGEPLHPVGAWRTLEYVEVFARYLHNPLQLSTKAVVSEEVARRLGGVSGAPVNPLVTIIALKNWSKLEPAAPNPESRLETISILRRAGLFPMLFLRPLIPGLEEEAIELMREAKKRGAVATVLGSLRVTASILSRLEKSGIDVDRILSRLRRPPEGRAQLSVPMNDVKRGLAEEAKTLGVIPLYSACCASTLNVYLRTGNRIPCAGLDFIDGRFCAGCPVDCRSVRVEVDYDEVKWAVKEFLNVDARRVEERGYCLLIAVDDARQALRNLRRKRRFKAMLETVYRRRIEVVEGKPA; from the coding sequence TTGAGCACCGTTAAGCTTTCGATCCGCAACCTTCTCTACGAAAAGGTGAAGTTAGCAGAGGTGCTCTCCAGCAAGCTGGGCTACGAGAGGTCTGAAAGGGCGAGAAGTGACTACCACGCAAGGAAGTACCCTGTGCACTGCGGGGCTACGGTGCACAGCGTTCTTGGGTGTACGTTCCGCTGCGTTTACTGTTATCTGCCCGACATGGGGGTGAGCTTCGCCCGGGCCCAGCCCTACGCTTTGAGCGGGGAGGAGATGGTCTTGGCTCTAGCTTCCAACCCCTTCTTCCTCCCCGGCCTGCTCGGAACGTACATTGCGCTGGGTAGCCTAGGCGAGCCTCTGCACCCGGTTGGTGCGTGGAGGACTCTCGAGTACGTGGAAGTCTTTGCCCGGTACTTGCATAACCCCCTCCAGTTATCTACGAAGGCGGTGGTGAGCGAGGAGGTAGCTCGGAGGCTTGGCGGAGTATCCGGGGCTCCCGTAAACCCGTTGGTGACGATAATCGCGCTGAAGAACTGGAGCAAGCTTGAGCCAGCCGCGCCTAACCCGGAGAGCAGGCTCGAAACTATCTCCATCCTGCGGAGGGCTGGGCTCTTCCCGATGCTTTTCCTACGACCGTTGATCCCAGGTCTGGAGGAGGAGGCTATCGAGTTGATGCGGGAGGCGAAAAAGCGGGGGGCCGTTGCCACCGTGCTGGGCAGCCTTCGAGTCACGGCTAGCATTCTATCAAGGCTGGAAAAATCGGGGATTGACGTAGATCGAATACTGTCCAGGCTCAGGCGTCCGCCCGAAGGCAGGGCTCAGCTTAGCGTACCCATGAATGACGTTAAGAGGGGGCTTGCAGAAGAGGCGAAAACGCTTGGGGTTATTCCGCTTTACAGTGCATGTTGTGCTAGCACGCTTAACGTGTACTTGAGGACTGGCAATCGAATACCCTGTGCAGGGCTCGACTTCATCGATGGGCGCTTCTGTGCAGGGTGCCCGGTCGATTGTAGAAGCGTTAGAGTGGAGGTGGATTACGATGAGGTGAAGTGGGCAGTTAAAGAGTTCCTGAACGTTGATGCACGTAGAGTAGAAGAGCGCGGGTATTGCTTACTGATCGCAGTTGATGATGCGAGACAGGCTTTAAGGAATTTGAGGAGGAAAAGACGTTTTAAAGCGATGCTTGAGACCGTGTACAGGAGGAGGATAGAAGTTGTCGAGGGCAAACCCGCTTAG